The DNA segment GAGATTCCCAAAGATCTACAACGTTATTTTGTCAAAAAAGGATCTGTGACCTTGGATGGAATCAGCCTTACTGTGGTAGATGTGAAAGATGGAAACATCCAACTCATCCTCATTCCAGAGACAATGGAAAAAACCAATGCAAACACTTGGAAAAAAGACCAAAAGTTGAATGTAGAAGTGGATGTACTAGCAAAATACATTGAAAACTATTTGGAACAAAGGTCTGGATCTTAGTTTCGTTTCAATAGATCGTCGATTTCGGAATCGGTATCGTCATCGGAAATGTATTTGGCTCGAAAATCCATTTCGTTCATAATTTCAAAAAACATATCTAATTTTGCTAATTTGAATACGTTCATGATCATCGGTTTCATTCCGACAAGGATGAGTTTGCCTTTTTTGTTTTTGAGTGAATTGAGACTTTTGATCAGGGAACCAATTCCAGAGGAATCGATATAGTCGAGGCGGCTCATATCGATGGAAACAATACTTGGGTTTGGTTCAATGAGTTTTGCAAAGATCGACTCAAATTCCTCCGTAGATTCTATATCGAATTTTCCAGCAATTTCAATGGTTTTGATCTTTCCTGTTGCGTTTAGTTTCAGTTCCACTTGGCCTCCGATCCGGAATATTTAGACAAAAGAAAGGGGAAAAATCAATGACTTTCTTTGGGAATCTTCTTTAATTCGGAACGGCTTTCAGAGTTTTAGTATATAGAGGCCTTTCCCCATGATACGTCCGATCGAAGAAGCAATCGAAGAAATCCGCCAAGGCAAAATGATCATTCTCGTCGACTCTGAAGACAGAGAAAACGAAGGAGATTTGGTCTGTGCTTCCCAATTTGCAGACAAAGACAAAATCAACTTTATGGCAACTCACGGTCGCGGACTCATTTGTGTCCCGATGGAAAGAGAAAGATTACAAACACTTGGTCTCGGAAAGATGGTGGATGATCTTTCCTTGGGAGATAAACACGGAACAGCCTTTACTGTTTCTGTGGACGCCAAACATGGAACAACAACTGGTATCTCGGCACCTGACAGAGCCAAAACGGTGGAAGCACTCCTTGATCCCAAAACAAAATCAGAAGATTTGATGCGCCCTGGTCATATGTTTCCTTTACAAGCGGTGACGGGTGGAGTTTTACGAAGGGCCGGCCATACGGAAGCAGCAGTCGACTTAGCAAAGTTAGCTGGTCTTTACCCAAGTGGTGTCATTTGTGAGATTATGAATGATGATGGATCGATGGCAAGAATTCCAGATTTGGAAAAATTTGCAAAAACTCATGGCCTTAATATTTATACAATCGAAGATTTAATTCGTTACAGAAGGCATAAAGAAAAATTAATCCATTTGGAAGTAGAAGCGAGTTTACCAACGGAGTTTGGTGATTTTAAAATCAAAGCTTATTCCACTCAAATTGATGATAAAATTCATATGGCATTGGTGAAAGGGGAAATTGATCCCAAAAAACCGGTGCTCGTGCGCGTTCATAGTGAATGTTTGACGGGAGATATTTTTTCATCCCAACGCTGCGACTGCGGACCTCAACTCCATAATGCCCTTCGTATGATTGAAAAAGAAGGTACGGGAGTTCTACTTTATATGCGCCAAGAAGGGCGTGGGATTGGAATCATCAATAAACTCAAAGCCTATTCTTTACAAGAGGGTGGGCTTGATACAGTGGAAGCCAATGAAAAATTGGGATTTGCACCTGACTTACGTGAATACGGAATTGGGGCGCAGATTTTACGAGATATTGGGGTGAAACAAATGAAACTCATCACCAATAACCCACGTAAGATTGTGGGCCTTGAGGGTTACAATCTGCACGTAACGGAAAGAGTTCCGATTGAGATTGATCCCGTGGAAGAAAACACTCGTTACCTGCAGACAAAAAAAACAAAGTTAGGACATTTACTCAATCTCCACGGTTGAAATTGAATTAGATCCAAGGGCTTTGAATCGGCCATCACCATTAAAAATCCATAATGGCGATGGTTGTAAAAAAATAGTTTCTTCTTTAGTCGTTTTAGACTAAGAACAAAAACTTTTCCCTTATTGGCAAATAAGTATTCCTATTTCCTTATCCAACGTTAAGGAGATAGTCTCGATCGTTTCCAACCCGATTCTAATCTTTCGAAAGATATCCTATCATGTAACCTTCCGACCCTTCCTTGCCAAAATTCGATTTTGGTAGGAGATACCGAATACCCACCCCAATTTTCTGGTTTCGGAATTTCTTTTCCTTCCCACTCTTTGGTAAGTTTGGCAAATTTTTCTTCTAAAAATTCACGGGATGGCACCACCGAACTTTGATTTGATGTGTGCGCTCCGATTTGCGATTCTCTGGGCCTGACTGCAAAATAAGTTTCTGATTCTTCTTTTGCAATGCGGCTTGCTTTTCCCTCAATACGGATTTGTCTTTCCAGTTTCGGCCAAAAGAAATTAAGAGCCACGAAGTGATTGTCGGCAATGTCTCTACCTTTATCGGAATCATAATTGGTAAAAAACTGGAACTCGTCACGGATCAGGCCTTTGAGTAAAACAATCCGCACCGATGGTTGGCCTGTTTTGTCTACCGTGGCCAGGCTCATAGCATTGGGTTCGGCTTCTCCTTCTTCTTTTGCTTCCGAAAACCAAAGACTAAATAATTTTAAGGGATCAGAACCCGCAGTTTCTTCCGAAAGAACAGAGCGAGTGTAGAGTTTTCTCATATGTGGTAATTCATTCAATGGTTCCATAGATCGGAAATCCCTCCCAGTTGTAGTAGTGGACTAGTAACTTTGCAAAATAAGTTAAAAATAATCCGAGGGAAAAATAAAGACCCATAGGAATTTTTTTTCCCTTTAAAGAATCTCCTTTTTTTCGTAAAAGAAAACTAAAACCTACAGCTAGTAGGTATGCTGAATTAAAGTATAAAATCCAAAAGGGATTTCCGGCAATGGCAGCAAAAATGGGGGAAAAAAGCACATCACCCAGGCCAGTACCCCCACGAAATAGAAGGTAAATGATTAAGTAAAAGGATAGAAATCCTAAAAACACCCATAAGGTTTCTAAGTTGAATGATTCACCAAACAAGAAATAGTTGGAAAGAAAACCAAAACCTATGACGAAGGGAAGGTTTTCGTAATCCAGAGAAAATTTGGCGACATCTGTCATCATGGAGATAAGTAAGTGCCCAAACAAAAAAAGGAGGAAGAGGGCACCAAAGATATCTTCCGAAACAAAATACACAAAGATCGCCATGAGACCAAAAAGAAATTCAGAAAGAGGGTAGAGTTTGGGTAGTTCTGTTTCGCAAGACTTACATTTTCCTTTTGTCAAAAACCAACCGAAAATAGGGATGAGATTAGTTTTTGTCACCAAATGCCCGCAAGACGGACAGTGACTTGGTTTGGAAAAAATGATTTTCCAACGTTGAAAGCCCTTTGCTTCCTTTCTTTTTTTGCCATAACAATAAAGTAAGATTCGTTCCCCAAGGGTTGTATAAAAACTAGCTAAGGCCCCGCCAAAAAAAAATAGGATTCCATAGGTCGAGAGGGTCCAAAGTGATAACCAAATCGATTCTTCCATAAAATCCAATGTATTTCCTTTCGTTTAATCTGAAGGACGGAGTTTAACTTTCCTTAGAAAGTTCCTGTAAGGCCTTCATCCCTCGTTTCAAAGTATCCCATTCGGTGGCAAAGGAAAGTCTTACAAAATTCTTTTGGTCACAAAAGATAAATCCAGGAACAAGGATCAGATCTTTTTTGACAGCCCTTTGGATGAATTCTTCATCTGTCACTGGGACTTGGAAAAAGGAATAAAAAGCACCACCGGATTTTTGGATCGGGTAGTAATCTTTCAAAGAATCATAAACAAAGTCACGTTTTTCTTTATAGTCTTGGATATAAGCCGTCATATCTGTTTTGAGTGCTTCGATTCCTGCCCATTGGGTAATGGAAGGGGTACAAACAACAGTATACTGCTGTAAGGTGGTGAGAGCTTTGATAACTTTGTCTTCGGCAAGGATGGTGGCAAGCCTAAGCCCGGTCATATTATAGGTTTTGGAAAAACCAGTAAGAGTGATTGTTTTTTCATACTCAGAGCCAATCGAAAAAAACTCATTATCATAATCAAAGAGTTCATAAATTTCATCACTGATGAGATAAGCACCTGTGCTTTCCGCTAAATTGGCAAGGGCTCTTAGTTGTTCTTTGGAAAGAACCTTTCCTGTTGGGTTCGATGGGTTTGAAAAAATGATTAGTTTGAATTTTCTAGATTTTAAAGATTCTAAGTCTGCTGGTTTAAAACTTTCCTTTAGTGGAACTACTTTCCCACCATAAAATTTTAACATCGCCGGATACATTAAAAAGTAAGGGGAGATGACCAAACATTCGTCACCTTCGTTCACGAGTGCATTGAATAATAAAAATAAGGCAGAAGAGATTCCCGAGGTAACAAGGATTCTGTCTTCATGGGCATAAGAAATTTTGTTTTGGGTTCTGTATTTCTCAGCCATTGCCGATTTTAATTCAGGAATCCCGCCGGTTAGGGTATAAGAAGTTTTTCCATCACGTGCCGCTTTTGTTAAGGCCTCAATGATGTTAGGTGGGCAAGGGAAATGTGGTTGGCCGATACTCAAATTGATCGGGTTTTGGATAGTCCGTGCGAGCTCGAAAGCCTTGCGGATGGGGGAGGAATCAATCCCATACATTCTATTTGCGAAATCCATGAAATCATCATGGTTTTTTGGGGAGGTACGGGTCAATAGAATTTGGTTTACACCTAGGAAATGGATAGAAATCTGAAGGATATGGAATTTGTTACCATCGCTGATGTGAAAGTGCCGGTCCTCCCGCACTCAGAGAAGTTTCCCGTTTTCCCCTCTAGCCTTGTCGAAACTGACTCGGTCAAACAAACCTTACAAAAAATTCTATACCCCATGCTCGAAGGGATTCCCGTCCTTCTTGTCGGTGATGCGGGTGTTGGAAAAAACGCACTTATCTATTATATTAACTCTCTACGCAAACAACCCACCCTTCGATTTAGTTTCAATGAAGACACACTT comes from the Leptospira bourretii genome and includes:
- a CDS encoding STAS domain-containing protein, with product MELKLNATGKIKTIEIAGKFDIESTEEFESIFAKLIEPNPSIVSIDMSRLDYIDSSGIGSLIKSLNSLKNKKGKLILVGMKPMIMNVFKLAKLDMFFEIMNEMDFRAKYISDDDTDSEIDDLLKRN
- a CDS encoding bifunctional 3,4-dihydroxy-2-butanone-4-phosphate synthase/GTP cyclohydrolase II codes for the protein MIRPIEEAIEEIRQGKMIILVDSEDRENEGDLVCASQFADKDKINFMATHGRGLICVPMERERLQTLGLGKMVDDLSLGDKHGTAFTVSVDAKHGTTTGISAPDRAKTVEALLDPKTKSEDLMRPGHMFPLQAVTGGVLRRAGHTEAAVDLAKLAGLYPSGVICEIMNDDGSMARIPDLEKFAKTHGLNIYTIEDLIRYRRHKEKLIHLEVEASLPTEFGDFKIKAYSTQIDDKIHMALVKGEIDPKKPVLVRVHSECLTGDIFSSQRCDCGPQLHNALRMIEKEGTGVLLYMRQEGRGIGIINKLKAYSLQEGGLDTVEANEKLGFAPDLREYGIGAQILRDIGVKQMKLITNNPRKIVGLEGYNLHVTERVPIEIDPVEENTRYLQTKKTKLGHLLNLHG
- the pdxH gene encoding pyridoxamine 5'-phosphate oxidase; translation: MNELPHMRKLYTRSVLSEETAGSDPLKLFSLWFSEAKEEGEAEPNAMSLATVDKTGQPSVRIVLLKGLIRDEFQFFTNYDSDKGRDIADNHFVALNFFWPKLERQIRIEGKASRIAKEESETYFAVRPRESQIGAHTSNQSSVVPSREFLEEKFAKLTKEWEGKEIPKPENWGGYSVSPTKIEFWQGRVGRLHDRISFERLESGWKRSRLSP
- a CDS encoding prepilin peptidase, translating into MEESIWLSLWTLSTYGILFFFGGALASFYTTLGERILLYCYGKKRKEAKGFQRWKIIFSKPSHCPSCGHLVTKTNLIPIFGWFLTKGKCKSCETELPKLYPLSEFLFGLMAIFVYFVSEDIFGALFLLFLFGHLLISMMTDVAKFSLDYENLPFVIGFGFLSNYFLFGESFNLETLWVFLGFLSFYLIIYLLFRGGTGLGDVLFSPIFAAIAGNPFWILYFNSAYLLAVGFSFLLRKKGDSLKGKKIPMGLYFSLGLFLTYFAKLLVHYYNWEGFPIYGTIE
- a CDS encoding pyridoxal phosphate-dependent aminotransferase, which produces MDFANRMYGIDSSPIRKAFELARTIQNPINLSIGQPHFPCPPNIIEALTKAARDGKTSYTLTGGIPELKSAMAEKYRTQNKISYAHEDRILVTSGISSALFLLFNALVNEGDECLVISPYFLMYPAMLKFYGGKVVPLKESFKPADLESLKSRKFKLIIFSNPSNPTGKVLSKEQLRALANLAESTGAYLISDEIYELFDYDNEFFSIGSEYEKTITLTGFSKTYNMTGLRLATILAEDKVIKALTTLQQYTVVCTPSITQWAGIEALKTDMTAYIQDYKEKRDFVYDSLKDYYPIQKSGGAFYSFFQVPVTDEEFIQRAVKKDLILVPGFIFCDQKNFVRLSFATEWDTLKRGMKALQELSKES